Proteins found in one Mytilus edulis chromosome 2, xbMytEdul2.2, whole genome shotgun sequence genomic segment:
- the LOC139512539 gene encoding perlucin-like protein isoform X2, producing the protein MQLRFFLQNEVNAECPLGWVHYDISCFLFSTNALNWYNAHGSCRAHNARIAEVNSVDVMAYLRQMAKSYGYDYWLGGRDDVIEGFWQWSSTGENFTVSDWAPGEPDDAANSQDCLLIWKAANYQWDDQQCTINYRYICESEYPGEAVIG; encoded by the exons ATGCAGTTGA gattttttttacaaaacgaaGTGAATGCCGAATGTCCTCTAGGATGGGTGCATTATGATATTTCCTGCTTCCTGTTCAGTACAAATGCTTTGAACTGGTACAACGCACAC GGGTCGTGTAGAGCGCACAATGCTAGAATTGCTGAAGTGAACTCAGTTGACGTGATGGCATACTTACGTCAGATGGCAAAATCTTACGGCTATG ATTATTGGTTAGGAGGACGCGATGATGTGATTGAAGGTTTCTGGCAATGGTCAAGTACGGGAGAAAATTTCACGGTATCCGATTGGGCCCCAGGGGAGCCAGATGATGCAGCTAACAGCCAAGATTGTCTCCTTATCTGGAAAGCAGCTAATTATCAGTGGGATGATCAACAGTGCACCATTAACTATCGTTATATCTGTGAATCGga ATACCCTGGAGAAGCAGTGATTGGATGA
- the LOC139512539 gene encoding perlucin-like isoform X1, with amino-acid sequence MNCMCLQALILCTLSGFFLQNEVNAECPLGWVHYDISCFLFSTNALNWYNAHGSCRAHNARIAEVNSVDVMAYLRQMAKSYGYDYWLGGRDDVIEGFWQWSSTGENFTVSDWAPGEPDDAANSQDCLLIWKAANYQWDDQQCTINYRYICESEYPGEAVIG; translated from the exons gattttttttacaaaacgaaGTGAATGCCGAATGTCCTCTAGGATGGGTGCATTATGATATTTCCTGCTTCCTGTTCAGTACAAATGCTTTGAACTGGTACAACGCACAC GGGTCGTGTAGAGCGCACAATGCTAGAATTGCTGAAGTGAACTCAGTTGACGTGATGGCATACTTACGTCAGATGGCAAAATCTTACGGCTATG ATTATTGGTTAGGAGGACGCGATGATGTGATTGAAGGTTTCTGGCAATGGTCAAGTACGGGAGAAAATTTCACGGTATCCGATTGGGCCCCAGGGGAGCCAGATGATGCAGCTAACAGCCAAGATTGTCTCCTTATCTGGAAAGCAGCTAATTATCAGTGGGATGATCAACAGTGCACCATTAACTATCGTTATATCTGTGAATCGga ATACCCTGGAGAAGCAGTGATTGGATGA
- the LOC139512540 gene encoding vesicular glutamate transporter 2.1-like, with the protein MMCCPKRFLVAFMGFFGLLLVVGFRSVFAMVMVNVVNVKNRSFNTSDSIVKNCIAETTCGLSLNWTVQSTLYFNTAFFFGELFTQIPGGLLATRFSPVKVCGLSIFSSSILLIILPTCIQNSQYALVMVIRLLQGLVEGPAYSSINGVISAWSLKSEKSRMVTLTYAGSSLSSAVAFIVSGALSCRVCWNAPLYFYGCLGIIWSTLLMCTVKDSPSNNTHLSTSERLLFDSERAKTKKPSSQTVKGIPWKNILTSVPVSAIFVACFTRNWMISLVRTVVPQYMEDLFDLSIFEIGLLSSLSAICMALVTVTGGVLIDKLIKSGFVSTTVGRKIAQCSGYGIEGVCIFCLGYIQNIDAAMVMLCVGVGASGLAVSGFKSNSLDLSSTYVSIVTGITRMGITGATISTLLVSLLRSRLEVSFITTWREVFMVAGCLHIAGVIYYGIFASGEKQPWADGVQESNILDVINQPSDTDYKKFKNDNENDNFVEKLASYDST; encoded by the exons ATGATGTGTTGTCCAAAACGTTTCCTTGTTGCATTTATGGGGTTCTTCGGTCTCCTGTTAGTTGTTGGATTCCGTTCAGTCTTTGCTATGGTCATGGTCAATGTAGTAAACGTGAAAAACAGGTCATTTAACACATCTGATAGTATCGTCAAAAAT TGTATTGCAGAAACCACTTGCGGATTATCACTGAACTGGACAGTACAAAGTACATTATATTTCAATACGGCTTTCttttttggtgaattgtttacacAGATTCCTGGGGGATTATTAGCTACCAGGTTTTCACCTGTGAA AGTTTGTGGTTTATCAATTTTTTCCTCCAGTATATTATTGATTATACTTCCAACTTGCATACAGAACAGTCAGTATGCCTTAGTAATGGTTATCAGACTTTTACAGGGACTGGTTGAG GGACCAGCTTATTCTTCTATAAATGGTGTGATTTCTGCATGGTCACTGAAATCTGAAAAATCAAGAATGGTAACGCTTACATATGCAG GGTCATCATTAAGTTCAGCAGTAGCTTTTATTGTATCTGGTGCATTGTCATGTCGTGTTTGTTGGAACGCACCACTTTATTTTTATG GCTGCTTAGGAATAATATGGTCCACTTTACTTATGTGCACAGTCAAAGACTCTCCATCCAACAATACACATTTGTCAACATCGGAACGATTACTGTTTGATTCAGAACGAGCTAAAACAAAGAAACCTTCGTCTCAAACG gtCAAAGGTATTCCATGGAAAAACATTTTAACTTCGGTTCCTGTGTCCGCCATATTTGTTGCCTGTTTTACAAGAAATTGGATGATATCTCTTGTCAGGACTGTTGTTCCTCAATATATGGAAGATTTGTTTGATCTCAGCATTTTTGAA aTAGGATTGCTGTCATCGCTATCAGCTATATGTATGGCATTAGTTACTGTTACTGGAGGAGTTCTGATAgataaacttataaaatctgGCTTTGTTAGTACTACTGTAGGGCGCAAAATAGCGCAGTGTTCTG GTTATGGTATTGAGGGAGTATGCATATTCTGCCTAGGTTATATACAGAATATTGATGCGGCCATGGTTATGCTATGTGTTGGGGTTGGTGCAAGTGGATTAGCAGTTTCAG GGTTCAAATCAAATTCCCTAGACCTATCATCTACCTACGTCAGCATTGTGACTGGAATAACCAGAATGGGCATAACTGGAGCTACAATAAGTACATTACTAGTATCCCTCCTACGTAGTAGATTAGAG GTTTCGTTTATCACTACATGGAGAGAGGTGTTTATGGTAGCTGGCTGTCTACATATTGCTGGTGTGATTTATTACGGTATTTTTGCATCAGGTGAAAAACAGCCGTGGGCCGACGGTGTTCAAGAAAGTAATATTTTAGATGTGATAAATCAACCGTCAGACACAGactataaaaagttcaaaaacgACAATGAGAATGACAATTTTGTTGAAAAACTAGCAAGTTATGATTCTACTTAG